Proteins from one Bombyx mori chromosome 25, ASM3026992v2 genomic window:
- the LOC101742475 gene encoding actin maturation protease, giving the protein MSSTTTTPSTHAPPPPPPPLHPQTSLVNVKSSDLKTVSTNNVFVHFNSCQWAAHYPELREACTKNNLFLEKEPFKYKYKYIESVLQVGPTCGLVALSMLVDRKVTANEMLNIAKLSGYTGNGEMCSCKNMVKLVKEVFNLAGINNVTFELKIGNLFSSETIELLTDGAIILVPYDADCNHSPCLRNGHTAHWALICGILIDNPTESFELDANNIYVLCKHGKSKYLAIWKLADLDSSNKNLKEFSPKKGTDGSTYVLPDGGIGGEDGLCNQYLVFKGLNPN; this is encoded by the exons ATGTCATCTACTACTACAACACCATCTACACAtgcaccaccaccaccaccaccaccgctTCATCCTCAAACTTCCTTAGTTAATGTGAAATCCTCTGATTTAAAAACAGTTTcaacaaataatgtttttgttcattttaattCCTGCCAATGGGCTGCACACTATCCTGAATTGAGAGAAGCATGTACAAAGAATAACTTATTCTTAGAGAAGGAACCTttcaaatacaaatataaatacattgaaTCAGTACTTCAAGTTGGGCCCACATGTGGACTTGTTGCACTGTCAATGTTAGTTGATAGAAAAGTTACTGCCaatgaaatgttgaatattGCAAAATTATCAGGCTACACTGGCAATGGTGAAATGTGCAGTTGTAAGAACATGGTCAAATTAGTTAAAGAAGTATTCAATTTAGCTGGAATAAATAATGTGACCTTTGAATTGAAAATTGGTAACTTATTTAGCAGTGAAACAATTGAATTGTTAACGGATGGTGCAATTATATTGGTGCC ATATGATGCTGATTGCAATCACTCACCGTGTCTACGTAATGGTCACACGGCACACTGGGCTCTCATCTGTGGAATCCTTATTGATAACCCTACTGAATCTTTTGAATTAGATGCcaacaatatttatgtattatgtaaACATGGAAAGTCTAAGTATTTAGCCATTTGGAAATTAGCAGATTTAGACAGCAGTAATAAGAATCTAAAAGAATTTTCTCCAAAGAAGGGAACTGATGGTTCCACATATGTTCTACCTGATGGCGGAATTGGTGGAGAAGACGGTCTCTGTAATCAATATTTAGTGTTTAAAGGATTAAACCCTAATTAG
- the LOC101742185 gene encoding uncharacterized protein LOC101742185 — translation MSAQDVEYLETEEVYMQLNQSEVTGTDVGDDQDDHWDNNSTKTLLDLYLQNLDKFRSSKVKKKTVWAEIAHAVGNSPESCDKKFRNLKQTYVRLLKRRNRNEIVMIKWPYFEIFEQIYSENGEYRPDIQVKIQDNATETVTKAILSMAEPSKFEQEPDMGENSNGQSEESKRKLNRRRYTDFRKVALEMRNRQRTVEEKLDKLINIVQESNNIQRERNILFQQFLNSLNQT, via the exons ATGAGTG CTCAAGATGTCGAGTATCTTGAAACAGAGGAGGTGTATATGCAACTCAATCAGTCCGAAGTTACAGGAACAGATGTTGGTGATGATCAAGATGACCACTGGGACAATAATAGTACCAAAACACTTTTagatttatatttacaaaatttggaCAAATTTCGCAGTTCAAAAGTAAAGAAGAAGACTGTCTGGGCAGAAATAGCACATGCGGTAGGAAATAGCCCCGAGAGCTGTGATAAAAAGTTccgaaatttaaaacaaacatatgTAAGACTTTTGAAGAGACGAAATAGAAATGAGATTGTTATGATAAAATGGccttattttgaaatatttgaacAAATCTACAGTGAGAATGGGGAGTATAGACCAGATATACAAGTAAAAATTCAGGACAATGCAACTGAAACTGTCACTAAGGCTATATTGTCTATGGCTGAACCATCGAAATTTGAACAGGAACCCGATATGGGTGAAAATTCAAATGGTCAAAGCGAGGAGTCTAAAAGGAAATTAAATAGGCGAAGATATACTGATTTCCGTAAGGTAGCACTAGAAATGAGAAACAGGCAGAGGACAGTCGAAGAGAAgttagataaattaataaatatagtacAAGAATCAAATAACATACAAAGAGAACGGAATATATTGTTTCAACAATTTTTGAATAGTTTAAATCAAACttga